GTTGGTGGTGTGGGCCTTCATGGCTCTCCCAACCTTCGTCAGCCTGGCCAAGACTCCCTACGGAAAAGCCCATACGAGAAAACCTTGAAGAAAGACCTACGAAGGTTCTTTCAGTTAACACCAAGAATTATACGCCATGGGATTTAATCAATCGATATTCCAGCCTTGTGAAGTTGTACCGAATTACGGCCACTTGTCAACGAGCAGTCTCTCGTTTCAAAAGGTGTACCGCCATGTCAACTTTCGGTCCTCTAACTACGCAAGAGTTAGTGGACGCTAAATTCTACTGGGTCAAGGAAATCCAAAGGGCTTCATTTCAGGGTGATCTACAGCTGCTCTCCAAGGGGCGACCTATTTCAAAGTCAAGTCCTCTTGTCCGTCTCACACCATTTCTAGATGCCAAGGGACTTCTGCGAGTCGGAGGTCGTCTTcaattctcttctctttctcaaGATGAAAAGCATCCCCTAATCTTACCAAGGGAATCAACTTTGACGTCACTCATTATTCGAGATGCTCACTTGAGGACCTTGCATGGAGGCACACAGATCACTTTATCTCTTTTACGAAGCGAGTATTGGATTGTAGGAGGAAGAGCTCCTGTCCGATCTCTCATCATCAAATGTGTTAAGTGTGCCCGCTACAGACAGACAAGGGCAAAGCAGTTGATGGGTCAACTACCCGCTACCCGAGTCTCGCCCAATCGTCCTTTCGAACATACGGGCATTGACTATGCAGGACCATTCGTGACGAAAACGTGGAAAGGGAAGAACGCACGCACGTATAAATCTTACATCGCGGTATTTGTCTGCTTCTCGACTTCTGCAGTGCACTTAGAATTGGTTACGGATTACACTGCGGAGGCTTTCATCGCCGCGTATAAGCGTTTTACGTCAAGAAGAGGAATTTGCGTCACGCTTTCAAGCGATTGCGGCATTACGCTCAAAGGAGCAGACGCGGAATTACGAAGATTATTCTCGCAATCCACGGAGGAGTCAACCAAACTCGCCACGCTACTTGCAAATGACGGGACGCAGTGGAAGTTTAACCCTCCTTCCGCTCCGCACTTCGGAGGGAAGTGGGAAGCGGGGGTTAAATCGGTCAAATACCACCTTCGTAGAGTTATAGGGGATACTCTCCTAACTTATGAAGAAATGACTACCCTACTTTCACAGGTGGAATCCGTTCTCAACTCCAGGCCTTTGTGCCCTCTCACTGACGACCCTGACGATCTAAACGCACTTACACCTGGGCACTTCTTGCTGGGTAGTGCTCCAGTTATTGTTCCGGAACCTTCCCTGGACACGGTTAAGTTAAGTCGATTATCGCGATGGCAACTAGTTCGGCAGAAGCTTGAGTCGTTTTGGTCACAATGGTCTAAGGAGTGTCTTCAACGCTATCTTTCGGTATACAAATGGAACAGAGTGAATAAATCCCTCGAGAAAGGGACTTTAGTTCTGGTAGTTGATGATAGGTACCCGCCTTCAAAATGGCCATTGGGGCGCATTATCCAAACACACCCGGGTAAGGACGGTCATACTCGAGTTGTCACGATACAAACTCAAACTTCAGTCCTAACACGACCCATTGCAAAAGTTTGTCCCCTTCCGATCGAGCAAGACACATTGTGACATATTCGTTAATGCTCATTAACGAAGGCGGGCGGTATGTTCAAAAAGTACCGCTCCTTCGGAAGGTAACAGGATGGCAATAAGGTGCGCGCTAGGGCCAAGCGTCCCTACGCGCATCTCTTGGACTATGTATTACTACGCGCGCGTGGCGCTGTTGTCACGAGGGCAGCAGCGTCTTGCGTCATTCGGTTTTTCGTCTACGATCGGGGAGGCGCACGTGCTTCTGGTCTGCTGAAAAGAGTGAGTTGCTGCGCAGCGACTTTACGCGATTGTTCAAGTTAGAGGTTCTAATACAGTCGGGTGCTTTTAGCACATGTACGACCGAGGCTCGGTTACCTAGAGAAAGTAAGAACTCGAGTAGACAGTCGGGTGCTGTTAGCACATTTGCAATcgtggctctctctctctctctctctctctctcttcgagaCACGCACGTACTACGTACGCACAGAAAAATCTAGAGGCTGCTAGCCTGTCGGTTGGGGCTCTCAGCCTATTGCAAGGAACTGCAAATCTCTCCCTTATAGCAACGTCAAGAGGATCACGGACGACGAGATAGAGTGAGGCGAACTTCCGACAACCGTGCAATCCGAAGATCTCACTGCGGCTTGCCGGAACGACCACCTGCCCCCACCGAGTGCAACATACCGTCCAACACAGCTAACTACTACCTTTATTTTTGATTCATTATATTCTCTTTAGTTgtcatatcattttaataagaGTTTATCACTGTCGTTACTTACttactaaaatacatttaatgtgAAAGACACGTGATTCTCTCCCATCGCCTTGTTTGCCTTCCGCACTCTTTGTACAGTCCTGTTACCATAACCtttcttcccccctctctttctttcgccCCCTCTTTCCTTATCCCTTTTCTCGAATAGTTTCCGAGCAAAAATACCGTTCAGCGTATAATCATAACATAGTTGCAATCCTGGTTATGGGAGATAATTGAATAGAGTTAGATAGAtaaaataagatgaaaaaaaataaaattatttatttttctaacaataCAATTTTCTCGTTACATTGTTAAGACTATATATGTGTCATatcttaaaactttattttaaaaatttaagaataaaagtgGATTTTGATATTGCCATCTTTAAAatgatatacaaaatttaagaaaaaaattataatttgctgtttaaagatattttttaataacattaatgaaaattgattgTGAAAAACTTGACAAAAGATTGTTAATAATGGGTTGAAAATGTAATACCAGTCGTTGTTGATACATTTTCATTAGAATTGCGTTATATGTAGGTATGTAtgtctcaaaacattaccaagaatataaaaattttacaatgttttacAGTTATGCtataatatatgtgtaatatttgagtattattttcttattgtttaaaaattatttaattttttatttaatcttgactCTTATGTAAAGTCGCGTTTTGTagtatttaacccttaaacacgtatgtgggtctgagagaccccatatgcaGTTGTGAACACtcgctatgtgaagacggaatgagacaGGAGGTTCGGAcgaagacgtaaaaaaagtttgaaatctcctctttcaattgatatggttgatcaacttctttggtcaactagaattcgaacgacacagcagcaaagttttgttagggtcaatgcgacccatatagtgtgtaagtgaaaacTTTTTGTgagtttacataaaaaaagctagacaaaatacgttcaaacaggtcggtttgtgaatgttactcgcatgtactttgtctaaagtaggaatactataaaatgctgtagaagaAAGAGTTTTTCCTaagtatatcatgaaacacatcaattttcaattttagacacgttttaatcaaaaatacctcatatttgccttgttacataaatacattttttaaaagtaatgacaatgatataattttttttgaaagtatgaatctttagcttgaaaacgccgtattgtaaagttcttcaaagttttttgttgcaaagatataatttttttttttaaagtagatttttagatgcccaaaaatacctcatattctccatgttacataattatactttttaaaaggaatgactgtgccaaattttattttgaaagtgtgactctttagctttaatacgccgtatttgaaagtccttaaatgttttttgttgcgaaaatatgagtttttgaaggaaaagtggattttttaccaatttctcatttttgcttaatggtttttcttttataacttcacaataaattatttttcggtaatgccgattatgcagtcacactcctgagattttgaacttttgtttaaaaaaaaacaatcgtagaaaaatattgattgtaatcaaagatatagctttttaaaattgaaaaagtctcccagacccaaaaatgtgtttccgtattttggAACGGTGTGTTTCGGGGCTGACCCTCCATGACATCGGGGAGAGGATTTCCCTCTCGTTTTAGGAGGGATGGCCCACCCAGCCTCGCCGGGGCGAGGGCAATGGGCAAATGCCCCCTCCCCCCATAAAAGCAATTTTTGGGAGCTCGCGCCGTACGGCGCAGCTAGGCCCGGGAACCATTTGGCAGGAGCCGGACCCCCGGGCCTGTACACCTAAACATCAACAGGGGAAGAGGCAGGAGGGGGACGGTGTCTCTCCCTCCCGACCTAAGGCAGACAGGCCTTAAAGTCCTGCCAGGGATGCCTACCGCTAAGGCGCCCCTGGCGAGACGAGTCAGCCAGGCTGACTAGGTCCGGGGGGTTCCGGAAGTGTGCTGCACGccttcccggagccccccagttatggaccagggcaagacacccggaggggttttagtgggtaggccctcgTCGGCACGTCGTTGGCGGGGAAGAgccctcccccgaggcctggggtatgcgtaacgctgtgttacaaaaaaaaagatcggtgtgtttaagggttaaaaacctctctatacacATGGTACTCgtacccgtccgcgcgtttgtgcgctacAGACGTGACTCTCTCCGATTTtaacgtgcctttaatatgttgtacagatcaaaataaaggacacgtattaTTTAATACGTGCCTAAACTGACTTTTAAAGAGTGTAACACccatttgaagaaaattgatttatttctttcgaagcatatatcgttgaaattacaagaaatagaaaaaaaaattcttattaaaagttaaatggcttaaGGAGTactttataaacatattaaaaaaaattttttttaatttttttatacttttccccacttacttgtttttttttcaaaatttttatttctctttatgaGTGAAATAAAGCTTACTGTATTACAAAATCAACGGATAGATAAAGttttgtttcaacatttttccaaaataattaaaaacgtctCTACAGGCTGGTatgcgcacccgtccgtgcgctacggaagtatCTCTTTCCGATtttgacaagcctttaatacgttgtagtacagatcaaaatgagggatacatgtatttttttatacgtgcccaatctcaATTTTAGGGGGTGTAACATCCTTTTcaagaaaatcagtttttaaaCTTTAGTGTCAAAACGGCCAATGACgagcaaaaattataattgttcaaaattaaatatattttctcttaaaatcaaaataaataacgcGGGACTGAAGAAGGCCATAGTTTCAGCCTTACTATGGCCTTCTTCAGccgatatataaaaatattctaacgttgacgaaattaattacatattaattaaatattacataagttaattatatattttaaaattggatTCAACATTTGTGCTTAAAACTGCATTTTTCGTTAAGTTACATATTCTAAAAAGCTGTCATATGTCGTTATTCTGTGTCATTACTGCGTGTTTTGTTTCTATTAtgaagttttttatatattctgtcTAGCTGTTATCGTGTAATCGTAtctataacaaatttatataattttttttagtatatattaCTAATCTTATCTGTTATTGTAATTAAAGGCAAGTTACATACTAATTTGTTAGTTAAGACTTTAACGAAATTGACGTTCATTTCGAGGAGAGAGGAACGACACAAGCGAATTCGTCGACAGATCGTGATCGACTGAACGTCGAGACTTCGCTAACAATTTTTCACAAGGTCGTATCAGATCATAACAACGTTTTTCAATGTGTGTCTTGTAAGTCACTGTTTTCGATTCTGTTTAATAAATCGAAATAAGATCCATCAAGATACTCAGTATCTCTACTATTCAAATTGATGCTGTTCTTT
The DNA window shown above is from Solenopsis invicta isolate M01_SB chromosome 10, UNIL_Sinv_3.0, whole genome shotgun sequence and carries:
- the LOC120358846 gene encoding uncharacterized protein LOC120358846, translating into MAAVVYLRTSCEEEAVNIRFVASKTKVAPLKRLTVPRLELSGAVLLTKLVSHLLHVLEWKNLRIILWTDSSITHTWLNSHPSRWKDFVYNRVCHIQETIPQAEWRFVPGTDNPADFATRGLTTSQLSELSSWWCGPSWLSQPSSAWPRLPTEKPIRENLEERPTKVLSVNTKNYTPWDLINRYSSLVKLYRITATCQRAVSRFKRCTAMSTFGPLTTQELVDAKFYWVKEIQRASFQGDLQLLSKGRPISKSSPLVRLTPFLDAKGLLRVGGRLQFSSLSQDEKHPLILPRESTLTSLIIRDAHLRTLHGGTQITLSLLRSEYWIVGGRAPVRSLIIKCVKCARYRQTRAKQLMGQLPATRVSPNRPFEHTGIDYAGPFVTKTWKGKNARTYKSYIAVFVCFSTSAVHLELVTDYTAEAFIAAYKRFTSRRGICVTLSSDCGITLKGADAELRRLFSQSTEESTKLATLLANDGTQWKFNPPSAPHFGGKWEAGVKSVKYHLRRVIGDTLLTYEEMTTLLSQVESVLNSRPLCPLTDDPDDLNALTPGHFLLGSAPVIVPEPSLDTVKLSRLSRWQLVRQKLESFWSQWSKECLQRYLSVYKWNRVNKSLEKGTLVLVVDDRYPPSKWPLGRIIQTHPGKDGHTRVVTIQTQTSVLTRPIAKVCPLPIEQDTL